Proteins co-encoded in one Bacillus paramycoides genomic window:
- a CDS encoding serine hydrolase domain-containing protein — MKKRNSMKLASLAILLAGTTLITPGFTVKAESTQNISNLSKAHDQKNRNGWKRVMQETVQLGAPGILAKAYNNGKTSSYTAGVADLSTKKPVKSDYRFRIGSVTKTFTATTVLQLVGENRVQLDDSIEKWLPGLIQGNGYDGNQITIRQLLNHTSGIAEYLKSKDADIINSKKTYTAEEIVKIGLALPPDFSPGKGWSYSNTGYVILGMLIEKITGNSYAEEIEKRIIEPLDLSNTFLPGNSPVIPGKNHARGYVKTEGTSELKDITYYNPSLANSAGDMISNADDLNKFFSSLLSGKLLKERELKEMLTTVPVEGKAVGDGYGLGIYETKLPNGVSVWGHGGGIPGFTTFAGGVIGGKHTLAVSINSLDEVDIVSQFNKMMQIEFKK; from the coding sequence ATGAAAAAACGTAATTCAATGAAATTAGCAAGTTTGGCAATTTTATTGGCGGGTACTACTCTAATCACACCAGGTTTTACTGTGAAAGCGGAGTCTACTCAAAATATCTCTAATTTGTCAAAAGCGCATGATCAAAAGAATCGAAATGGTTGGAAGCGAGTAATGCAGGAAACAGTACAGCTTGGTGCTCCAGGGATATTAGCTAAGGCGTATAATAACGGAAAAACGAGTAGTTATACTGCTGGCGTAGCAGATTTAAGTACAAAGAAACCGGTGAAATCAGATTATCGCTTTCGAATTGGTAGTGTGACAAAAACTTTTACTGCCACGACTGTTCTGCAATTAGTTGGAGAAAATCGCGTACAACTTGACGATTCAATTGAAAAGTGGCTACCGGGCCTTATTCAAGGAAATGGGTATGATGGTAATCAAATTACGATACGCCAACTTTTGAATCATACGAGTGGTATAGCTGAATATTTAAAGTCAAAAGATGCTGACATAATAAATTCGAAAAAAACGTATACAGCAGAAGAAATAGTGAAAATAGGACTTGCGCTGCCTCCGGATTTTTCGCCAGGTAAAGGCTGGTCGTATTCAAACACAGGATACGTAATACTAGGAATGCTTATTGAAAAAATAACTGGTAATAGTTATGCGGAAGAAATCGAAAAGCGAATTATTGAACCTTTGGACTTGTCAAATACGTTTTTACCAGGTAATTCACCTGTCATCCCAGGAAAGAATCATGCTCGTGGGTATGTGAAAACCGAAGGAACGAGCGAGTTGAAAGACATTACGTATTATAATCCGAGTTTAGCTAATTCAGCTGGAGACATGATATCTAATGCGGACGATTTAAATAAATTCTTTTCATCTTTACTCAGTGGTAAGTTATTGAAGGAACGAGAGCTAAAAGAAATGCTTACTACAGTTCCTGTAGAAGGAAAAGCGGTTGGTGATGGGTATGGTCTTGGAATCTATGAGACTAAACTTCCGAATGGTGTTTCAGTTTGGGGTCACGGAGGAGGAATTCCCGGATTTACAACTTTTGCTGGCGGAGTAATTGGTGGTAAACATACATTGGCTGTCAGTATTAACTCTTTAGATGAGGTCGATATTGTTTCGCAGTTTAATAAAATGATGCAAATTGAATTTAAGAAATAA
- a CDS encoding putative quinol monooxygenase, which yields MIIIHAIFQVDPVKQQSFFEEIRPLIHSSREESGNISYDLYKDTENENVYTMVEVWKDEAAVASHNTSEHFTSFVSKAKQFLTAPLDIKVYNGELVK from the coding sequence ATGATTATTATTCACGCAATATTTCAAGTAGATCCAGTAAAACAACAATCATTTTTTGAAGAAATTCGTCCGCTCATTCATAGTTCAAGAGAAGAAAGTGGAAATATTTCGTATGACCTTTATAAAGATACAGAAAATGAAAATGTATATACGATGGTAGAAGTATGGAAAGATGAAGCAGCAGTTGCGAGTCATAATACGAGTGAACACTTCACATCTTTCGTTAGCAAAGCAAAACAGTTTTTAACTGCTCCACTTGATATAAAAGTTTATAATGGAGAGTTAGTAAAATAA
- a CDS encoding DUF3902 family protein encodes MKPVLKNILLSFIFSAAGMCWFLFMVVRGGGDWLLSWVGVLMAFLSLYALIDLYCKYTYDKKLSILFIKATVTTFSFAVLGITFGIVHELLQPWSLSLMVWYWLLVLLLFVTTIILLVFVLFVNRKNHNIPGRYRILILLNLFLTLAPVLWPLLLTIIGNGMNASAGW; translated from the coding sequence ATGAAACCGGTATTGAAAAACATACTCCTTTCCTTTATTTTTTCTGCAGCAGGGATGTGTTGGTTTCTGTTTATGGTAGTTAGAGGAGGCGGAGACTGGTTATTGTCTTGGGTAGGTGTATTAATGGCATTTTTATCTTTATACGCGTTAATAGATTTATATTGTAAGTATACATACGATAAAAAATTAAGTATATTGTTTATTAAAGCAACGGTTACTACTTTTAGTTTTGCAGTATTGGGAATCACCTTTGGTATTGTACACGAGCTTTTACAGCCATGGAGTCTCAGTTTAATGGTTTGGTATTGGTTGTTAGTGTTACTTTTGTTTGTAACGACCATAATATTATTAGTTTTTGTATTATTTGTTAATCGTAAAAATCATAATATTCCTGGGAGATATAGAATACTTATACTGCTTAATCTATTTCTTACGTTAGCACCAGTGCTGTGGCCATTACTTCTTACTATTATCGGAAATGGCATGAACGCTAGTGCAGGATGGTAA
- a CDS encoding MarR family winged helix-turn-helix transcriptional regulator, giving the protein MTSSCSKEAIILYKLHFLNKEVSSKFEGCTGMSQSRLELILQLYEVGEISQKALQQEVNIDNAAITRHLKQLEANEMIVRRKNPDDNRITLVSLTEEGRNKIQAFQEEKERFAASAFKGLSEEERDNLLNMLNHIQENIKEL; this is encoded by the coding sequence TTGACAAGTTCATGCTCAAAAGAAGCGATCATTTTATATAAATTACACTTTCTAAATAAAGAAGTAAGTTCGAAGTTTGAAGGGTGTACGGGTATGAGCCAGTCTCGATTAGAGCTTATACTTCAGTTATATGAAGTAGGTGAAATTAGTCAAAAAGCACTTCAACAAGAAGTGAATATTGATAATGCTGCGATAACGAGGCATTTAAAACAGCTTGAGGCAAATGAAATGATAGTAAGACGTAAAAATCCAGACGATAACAGAATTACGTTAGTTTCTCTTACTGAAGAGGGACGAAATAAAATTCAGGCGTTTCAAGAGGAAAAAGAACGTTTTGCAGCTTCAGCATTTAAAGGATTAAGTGAGGAAGAACGCGATAATCTTTTAAATATGTTAAATCACATTCAAGAAAATATAAAAGAATTATAA
- a CDS encoding nitroreductase family protein, whose protein sequence is MTNSVKTNDFNEILTGRRSIRKYDTSVKISKEEMTEILTEATLAPSSVNMQPWRFLVIESDEAKATLAPLAKFNQSQVETSSAMIALFGDLNNFDNAEEIYGTAVERGLMPAEVKEDQMKKLSAYFSMVTPEVMKDTVLIDGGLVAMQFMLAARAHGYDTCPIGGFEKDQIAEAFGLDKERHVPVMLISIGKAADSGYQSVRLPIEKVAEWK, encoded by the coding sequence ATGACTAACTCAGTAAAAACAAATGATTTTAACGAAATTTTAACAGGACGTCGTTCAATTCGTAAATACGACACATCAGTGAAAATTAGTAAAGAAGAAATGACAGAAATTCTTACAGAAGCAACACTTGCACCATCATCTGTAAACATGCAACCATGGAGATTTTTAGTAATTGAAAGCGACGAAGCGAAAGCAACACTTGCGCCACTGGCGAAATTCAACCAATCTCAAGTAGAAACATCTTCAGCGATGATCGCTTTATTTGGTGATTTAAACAACTTTGATAACGCAGAAGAAATTTACGGTACAGCTGTAGAGCGCGGTTTAATGCCAGCAGAAGTAAAAGAAGATCAAATGAAAAAACTTTCAGCTTACTTTTCAATGGTTACACCAGAAGTCATGAAAGATACAGTACTAATTGACGGTGGCCTTGTAGCAATGCAATTTATGCTAGCAGCTCGTGCTCACGGTTATGACACTTGCCCAATTGGCGGATTTGAAAAAGACCAAATCGCAGAAGCTTTCGGATTAGATAAAGAACGTCACGTACCAGTTATGTTAATCTCAATCGGAAAAGCTGCTGACAGTGGTTACCAATCAGTTCGTCTTCCAATTGAAAAAGTTGCTGAGTGGAAGTAA